TGATGTTATTGGAGCTGAGAAGGCTTTATTCCTCTTACGTATTGGATCGTATCAAGATGTTAAACAAGAGGTACAGACGTGGAAGaatgaaaacaataatagtTCCAATAATGACACCGAGGCTAATCAGTCAACACGGGACATATCATTGAAAGAgtatttcaaagaatctCAATTCAAGAAGGCACGTACTGCAATAACGGCAATACTAGTGGGTCAACAATTCTGCGGGATTAATTCTATCATATTTTATGGTGTGAAAGTGATAAGCCAATTGTTGCCGCAACATGCAGTTTTAATCAATTTAGGGATCTCGCTATTGAATGTTATCTTTacatttgtttcttctactataattgataaatttggtAGAAAGCCATTATTAATTACCTCGACCTCCATTATGGCCTTCTCATCCTTTATTATCAGTATTTCCATAGTAGGCAAATTTCCTATAATTTTGGTTTCATCGACGTATCTTTACATCGTTGCATTTGCACTTGGTGTCGGACCCATTCCCTTTTTAATCATTGGAGAACTATCTAATAAGGATGATAAGGCCGTGGCACAAAGTTATGGGACAGTTTGTAATTGGATTGCAACTTTCGTAGTTGGATACACCTTCGCTGTGTTAAGCAACTGGTTCTCGGGCTATGTTTATATGCTATTTGCAGCCTTTGCCCTTTGGTTTGCATTTTACATCAAGAGACATATCCCTGAGACCAAGGGGAAAGTGGATTACAGAGACGTTTGGTCTGGATATTAGAATATCAACAGAGACAgtgaaagaagaaataaataaatgcCTAAAATTACATATGCTATTCAGTTATTGCTAATAAAAGTCAATTTGTGAAGAGTATATAACTTATATATTTGTCGTTCACGTGACCCGAGATCTCCAACAATAGATTATCGTTATATGCATGGATGGAGACGAAACGAAAACGCATGCGGACTAAGCGCATATTCTGTCATGAAAgataaatgaataatagTTACAACAGGACCAGGGCAAAGGGTTCTCAGATCTACCAGCGAATGCGCAACTTTACACACTTCGGTGTTGCCTGGATCGATGGGCATCAGTCGCATTCTCAATCGCAATCGCAATTGCATTGCTGGCTTACTGTCTCTGACTCGTTCCTGATCGGACTATTCTTGATACGTACGTGgatgtatatatatatatcgATATCGATGAGCCCTTATCATGGGTCGAGAAGATTGAGTTTCGCTAAGCGATAAGTTGAATAAGACCAAGATGCAAAGAATCTGTGCAAAGAGTTTGAAAGTTGACGGTAAGCTGAATAAAGCTAGGACGTTTACTGGTTGTTGGGCCTGTCGTCTTAAGAAACGTAGATGTGACGAATTAAAGCCCACCTGTTCACTATGCGTGAGGCATGGCGATACGTGTTCCTATGATATTAGATTGATGTGGCTGGATGTCAATATGTTTAAAGTGGACACCTCCATGAGTGGTGGCGCTGAATATGTCACATTTAATGAAAGTCAACAACGAAGATGTAACAGATTTATGATTAGTAAGACTAAGAAGCAGGGCAGgacaaataatgataagGGTAAGATTTCCAAGAGTAAATTTAAAAGACTAGTATTTGATGCAGAGAATCAATTGTCGCCTCCAAATAGTGATGGTGTTGAGGACGAGgaacaatttaaaaaaagtaACAACGTACAAGTTAAGAAGAGCTCGACTTTCACAATTAGCGTGAGACgtttgaaaatatataacaaTGCTGTTGAATCAGTGTATGGGAGTAATTGTAATGACTATGGCCAAAAGAAGGTGAATTCGAAATTAAATGAGTTATTGGGTAATCTTGATGCTTCAATGGAGAATATGAAGAAAACTAATAAGAGCaaatcatttttcattttgaaacaaGGTCCGTTTAATGCATTTCCTGtcattaaagaagatgaactGCCAGATACACCTCATTCCTTGAATGACCTTGACGTTGATATTAACCTTGCcacaatttcaaatgagaTACTTACAAAACAAGAACAATCATTagtatcattatttgataatgaagaatgtGCAGATCTTACTTGGATCGAAAGGGTACTTTGGTTAAACTGtcaagaaaatatgattttgaaaagagaagaatatTCCCAATggtttttaaattatttacaaaCTGCCTTCTCcaacaaatttatcaaGATGCTAACCAAACTTATTGACATGACAGAAAGCTTGCAATATTGGCTGGATGccattattaatcaatGGCAAAACAATTCAGATTGGCAAGCTGTTGCATTTACCATCTTGGTTGTCCTCCATGGGTATGATTCCTGTCCACAATTGACAACCGAATTAGAGAATTGGTTTATGAGATTAAACAAGGTGAATTACTCCATGTAcccattaataaattttattattaggAATACAGAGTCCATTGACATATTATATCACTGTAATCGATTATTAGCCACAAATGGAATCTTACAGGATACATATCAAGACGAATTGACTTACGAATTACATGTTTTAGTAAGTGATAAGTTAGTGACTAAATGGAAGGATAGAGTGTTTGAACAGTTATGTTCATGTGAAGATACAAGTCATTCATGTTCTCAATTAAAGTATTGGGAATTACGATTGAAATGTAATGAGCAATTTTATAATGATGTTTATTTAGACGTGTAAATAAAGATAGACTACGAAGAAATAATGGTTGAAAAACTAATTCATTATGAATTAACGGACATTAGCGTTAACAATAGAAGCCACCTTGAAAGATTGGCCTTCATTATTAGTTAATTTCAAGAGAGTACCATCTTCCTTCTTGAAAGTAACTTCCAATTGATCATTAGTGGAGAATTGAGGTTGTAATCTTTCccaaatcttcttctttggatttaattgtttcattgGCTCTTCCTTCCCGAAACCTTCAAAGAAGACTTTATCACCAGCATGAGATCCCTTTGGTGGTTCAACAAACTCTACCTTATCTTCAGTAGACCCACAAAGAACCATGGCAGTAGATTTAATACCTCTCATGTTGACTGGCTTCAAATTACAAACGACTACGACATAACGTTCTTGCATTTCTTCTAAGGAGAAATGTTTCACTAACCCAGAACAAACAGTTCTTGGaccttcttcatcaccGACATCGATAGTTGAAACATAAAGAGAATCAGCATCAGGATGCTTTATAGCCTTTTGAATGAACCCAACACGGAAATCAATGGATGATACAGGTGGCATTTCagcttccttcttttctttttcagCTTGAGCAGCAGCATTGGCAGCCTTCTTAGCGGCCTTCTTAGCCTTAGCTTCttctcttaatttttttaaagtCTCTTCATCAGGCTTACCTCTTGGTTGACCAGATGTGGCGGCTTCCTTCTTACCCTTGGATTCAGCAGCGGCAGCAGCAGCTGGTTTCTTGGCGGTATTATCAACGGCATGaggtttcttcttcttttccacGATTTCGTGAGTCAATTGTAAATCATAGTTCAAACTCAATTGATCAGCGGCTGGAACAGATAATAGAGTTTGTAAGAAATCAGACCATCTTAGGATATGTCTGTAACTGTTATAAATTTGCAAGATATCCTTGGTGCTTGAGACCAATTGTTTCATCAATGGGAACAATGGTTCAAAGACAATCACATCGGTAGCAGTGGGTTGAGCTGTGGCACATAGGAAGGCATTATCTCTTAGGAATAAGTTAATTTGATCCAAGTTTTGTTGCAATTGGTTTGATTTAATTATGGACTCCCATTGAGTGGCCAAGGCGGATTGATCTCTGGATAGAGAGACCGCGGACTTAGCGATAGAAAGGGATTGGAATCTGGTTAGTAGATCAGACATTGGAGGCTTCACAGTGTGGGTTATTGACGCTATACGATAATATGTCTATAAATTCACTATTTTTTCCATACTgtcaatatcttcaaattgaaaaattttctagTATTTGGTGATGCCGTGCGGAGTGACAAACATCGCTATTGTGCAAATAGTCTTAATTAGAGGTAGAATAATTTCGGAGTTCCATTTAAATAGGTAGATGTAGTGGGAATTGTGTATTTTTAGTGCTTTATCTTTCCTAAGGTGAACCACTTTGTTATTTAATTTAGTATTCAATTAAAGACTCATTTATTCCCTTAAACCGCGaagaaatttgatattgatttggtTCAATAAGAAGGCGGCAAACCATAGTCGAGTACAGCATCGAGCAATACACATGAGTATGACGATAGATGAGACCATGATGGCAAGCAACATCAACAGGTTTGAGGCCACTATGGTAGGGCCTTCTGctaaagagaagaaaagcCAAACTggcaagagaagaaagattaACGTAGCGTGTTCCAATTGCGCAAAGAGTCACTCATCGTGTGACTCTTGTCGTCCCTGTTCTCGATGTATCAAGAAGGAATTGCAGGATTCGTGTGTGGATAAACCTAGGAAGAAACggaaatatttggatgGGATACCCGATGTTAAACTACCCAACCAGCTACGTTCCGAAGAACCCGTCACTGTGTCTGCTAATATGACGAGGCAACCGTCTTTGAGCcaggaacaacaattatTCTCTGATCCACAACATATTATCCATCGTTCCACCTTTATGTCTAATGCCGCTAATTCAGAATACGCGATCCTGTCCAATATTATTAGTCAGGATGGCGGAATGATAAATAAGATTCCCGTGGATGTCTTGTATTCTAATCCAAATTCTAATGGGAATACCAATATGGGTAATAGTCCAAATAATATGAGAAGGAGTTTACCGCAATCTCCAGAAAGTGAATCTTCCATGACGGCTCGCCCTATTGTGTATAACAATGTAAGCTCGACTACAAGACAACATAGTGCCAACGTTCCACCTCAACCATATCCATCAGAATATCAAAATgtttattctttattattgggACCCAAATCGAACCAAATTGTATCATCACGGATTAATTTATTCGAAAATCACTTCCCGTTGGTCCCCGTGCATGGTGGTGGTTCATCATTGTCGTTCAAAAGATTGTTGACAGCCAAGCAGCCTCGTGGACCAGAATTACAATATAATAAGTCGATAAACCAATACTATctaaataatgaaactttAACGTTCCCCGAGGTGATGACAAGATATAAATCCACAAAACAACATACTGTATCATTCGCTCTTGAATGCAGAAGTGATACAGGTAACACGAGcggtaataataatgcaTTCACGCCACGATGTAACAGAGAATGGGAGCATTCATTAAGATATTCATCACCGATGGAAATTTACACTTTGATAAATGAACCATTTTGTCATACGATGGGGTTCCGTCATTTACTATTATATCTTCGAAACAGATTTAATCAAAAGGATATTGTTAGTATGTGCCGTTCCATGACAGAATTCCGTCCTATTTTCATTGCATGTTCCATGACGCTTACTGAAGAGGATATGATATTTATGGAACAATGTTATCAAAGAACACTCCTGGAATACAGTAAGTTTATTGGACAAATTGGGACGCCCACTTGTGTTTGGAGACGTAATGGACAAATTTCATacattaatgaagaatttgaaatcttaaCTGGGTGGAcaagagaagaattattgaataagaTGACGTTTATTGTGGAGATCTTGGATGACGATTCCGTAAGAGATTATTTCAAGACATTCTCCAGTGTCGCCTACAAGGATTTTAAAGGTTGTGAACAAATGAAGACATGTCGTCTACTAACACCTTTGGAAGGTCAAGTAGTCAATTGCGGTTGTATGTGGACACTGAAAAGAGACATTTCCGGGTTACCCTTGATGATACTGGGTAACTTTATGCCGATTTTGCCCTAGGGTTATGGATTAGGGTTCTGCCATTAGGGCTTGGAACCCGAACACCACAGCAAAGCGGGCTTCctgtttctttttttgcAGTTCCGTTTTCCGATCTCTACGGCAGTTTCTGAGTCGTAGCGTGCTTTTTTGACATTTCCCTCgagaaatttttcattgatgTGATGCgattgaatgaatgaacTGCAAAAAGCATCTGTCCGCCCTTTGTTCTGCGTTACTTATACTATGTTGTCTTCGTCCACGCATTACTAAGGGCCATCCACCGTattctcttcaaattctctTCGAATTCTGTTCTCACTGTGGTAGTGgattttcttttatattatatttcaaatcatccatCCACGTACCACTTTATTCATAAGAACGAACATTCATCTAACAGACCCTTCTCTTACTCTCTTTGCATAGACATCTGTAACGAACTCTCAACAAATCGATCCGTCGTTCCCTTAGATATACTACTAATATTCTATTCTATTCTGttcctttcttttttctaataaaaataataataaaattctCATCCACCtacatttaataattgCATCAATATAGAAGAGGTATGTTCAGATACGCACAACCATCTCAAATTATGAAATCAAAACTGCCATCTACACCAAATCAGTTCGTGCCAAATCCTCATGCAAAGGCATTCAACTCAAATGCGATGAATCAAAATATGatccaacaacaaatgCCCATGCAATACCAAATGCAAAACCAAATGCAAATGCCAATCCCAGTGTCAGGTACTGCCAACCATAgtcaacaacagcaacagcagcaacagcagcaacaacagtacaacaacaacaataataataatagacAGCGTTCGTACCGTCAGAATCAACATGCACAATACTATAATAACTACCAGCACCAGAACAATAATTTGTTGAacagtaataataatagtagcACTGTGTCTTCTAACGTTTCAACACCTATTTCATCTGTTCCAGGAACTCCGCTTTCCATGACTCCCAGTCCAAGTCCATTACCacacaacaacaagaatcacaataataacaataacaacaattccATTAGCCCTGATTCTCCTTGGTACCAGAAAGTTTTGGCCTTTGAAGAATGTGTATCTCAAACTTTGTACATGTCTCAAACTCCAAGACGTAAGAATATAAAACATCGTTCAGAACATCCAAACTCAAATGCAAATCCATTATTTTGGGATTCCATTGGAAGAGCCATGGGATTGTATCATGATTTGATCAATACTCCTGAATTAAATTCTGATCGTGTTTCTAAATTGGTTCATCTTTTACATAATGGGTTAAGAGCAAATAGAAATCAATTAACAAGGATGAATAAGAAACCTGATTATGATTCTCAATCTTTCCATAAGGAAATGACTAATTATCTTTGTAAATCTCTAAGAGAAATCTCAAAAGATGTATTGCAAGGAAAagttgaattgaatgaatacGGTGCCATGCATCTAATTACAGCATTCAAAGAGTTGctattatttgaagaagctgttgaaatttggaaaaaagCCATTAATGGTACAAATAATTATACTTCCaacattttcttgaatCCAAGAGTCGTTGGTGTTATATTACCAATCCTATACGATAATGGTGTCTCATATCCAGAAATTCAGTCACTTTATGAAAAATCTTCATCCATGATCAATTATTTCCATCCAAATTTATCTGTTGGTATGATTAGAGCTTCATTATCTGCATCTGAGAATGAAATGGCcttgaaattatttcaaaagttaTGTGAAGAATCCACTGAAATGAAATATGGTTACTTAATTGAAACCCATCTTTCATTCATCGGTGAATGTAAAGATCTAAACGTTGCCCAAACCTTTTTCGACAAAgctttaaatgatgaaatgcCATACAAAATTGATTTACAAGTTTCATATGTTAAATCATTcttaagaaatatttggaatcaaACTCATGACTTCAATCACATATATCAAATTTGGTACAAATCTTCTTTACATTATGGTAGAAATGTAAATCATGGTATTTCATCCTCATTGAATGACACATTTTTTGatatcttctttgaaaattatgCAGAGGATAAATTACAAGGTTTCCAAACTTTAcaaaatttgattcaaacttacaataatattaaaaacaTTGATGAAcctttctttaatattatcTTGGCTAAATGTACCGTGTGGCATGATCGTACCATATTGGAATACATTGATAAATCTTATGAAATGTATCATATTCCAAAAACAATTGTTGCATACAgaattcttttgaaatcaatGGGATCTGTGGATGATGCAAACAATAAAGAGATTTTACAAAGATGGATAGACTTAATTCGTAAGTCAGATGAAATTGGTCAAAGATTTATTGCTAACGCTGATTGGGCTGCCCTAAGAGACGCCACT
The sequence above is a segment of the Naumovozyma castellii chromosome 8, complete genome genome. Coding sequences within it:
- the NCAS0H01270 gene encoding uncharacterized protein (ancestral locus Anc_6.150), with protein sequence MFRYAQPSQIMKSKLPSTPNQFVPNPHAKAFNSNAMNQNMIQQQMPMQYQMQNQMQMPIPVSGTANHSQQQQQQQQQQQQYNNNNNNNRQRSYRQNQHAQYYNNYQHQNNNLLNSNNNSSTVSSNVSTPISSVPGTPLSMTPSPSPLPHNNKNHNNNNNNNSISPDSPWYQKVLAFEECVSQTLYMSQTPRRKNIKHRSEHPNSNANPLFWDSIGRAMGLYHDLINTPELNSDRVSKLVHLLHNGLRANRNQLTRMNKKPDYDSQSFHKEMTNYLCKSLREISKDVLQGKVELNEYGAMHLITAFKELLLFEEAVEIWKKAINGTNNYTSNIFLNPRVVGVILPILYDNGVSYPEIQSLYEKSSSMINYFHPNLSVGMIRASLSASENEMALKLFQKLCEESTEMKYGYLIETHLSFIGECKDLNVAQTFFDKALNDEMPYKIDLQVSYVKSFLRNIWNQTHDFNHIYQIWYKSSLHYGRNVNHGISSSLNDTFFDIFFENYAEDKLQGFQTLQNLIQTYNNIKNIDEPFFNIILAKCTVWHDRTILEYIDKSYEMYHIPKTIVAYRILLKSMGSVDDANNKEILQRWIDLIRKSDEIGQRFIANADWAALRDATVTWTQCKRDATTSNTTRNAVTDGKTSSPTTNNNTAASTNNNTGTNTPENEPNSNAYLFNATNNGMDYYSHPALQAANASGAFDDMGADSNEQQQQSKQQQQNISQVDGRMVLYLEIVKRYSPYCRDSRQLARLTTGTAVKYSVLQEVLNQFQSLDVSEIPVPELHNLKPTCV
- the ERT1 gene encoding Ert1p (ancestral locus Anc_6.152) produces the protein MSMTIDETMMASNINRFEATMVGPSAKEKKSQTGKRRKINVACSNCAKSHSSCDSCRPCSRCIKKELQDSCVDKPRKKRKYLDGIPDVKLPNQLRSEEPVTVSANMTRQPSLSQEQQLFSDPQHIIHRSTFMSNAANSEYAILSNIISQDGGMINKIPVDVLYSNPNSNGNTNMGNSPNNMRRSLPQSPESESSMTARPIVYNNVSSTTRQHSANVPPQPYPSEYQNVYSLLLGPKSNQIVSSRINLFENHFPLVPVHGGGSSLSFKRLLTAKQPRGPELQYNKSINQYYLNNETLTFPEVMTRYKSTKQHTVSFALECRSDTGNTSGNNNAFTPRCNREWEHSLRYSSPMEIYTLINEPFCHTMGFRHLLLYLRNRFNQKDIVSMCRSMTEFRPIFIACSMTLTEEDMIFMEQCYQRTLLEYSKFIGQIGTPTCVWRRNGQISYINEEFEILTGWTREELLNKMTFIVEILDDDSVRDYFKTFSSVAYKDFKGCEQMKTCRLLTPLEGQVVNCGCMWTLKRDISGLPLMILGNFMPILP
- the ARC1 gene encoding Arc1p (ancestral locus Anc_6.153), whose protein sequence is MSDLLTRFQSLSIAKSAVSLSRDQSALATQWESIIKSNQLQQNLDQINLFLRDNAFLCATAQPTATDVIVFEPLFPLMKQLVSSTKDILQIYNSYRHILRWSDFLQTLLSVPAADQLSLNYDLQLTHEIVEKKKKPHAVDNTAKKPAAAAAAESKGKKEAATSGQPRGKPDEETLKKLREEAKAKKAAKKAANAAAQAEKEKKEAEMPPVSSIDFRVGFIQKAIKHPDADSLYVSTIDVGDEEGPRTVCSGLVKHFSLEEMQERYVVVVCNLKPVNMRGIKSTAMVLCGSTEDKVEFVEPPKGSHAGDKVFFEGFGKEEPMKQLNPKKKIWERLQPQFSTNDQLEVTFKKEDGTLLKLTNNEGQSFKVASIVNANVR
- the THI2 gene encoding Thi2p (ancestral locus Anc_6.154), with product MQRICAKSLKVDGKLNKARTFTGCWACRLKKRRCDELKPTCSLCVRHGDTCSYDIRLMWLDVNMFKVDTSMSGGAEYVTFNESQQRRCNRFMISKTKKQGRTNNDKGKISKSKFKRLVFDAENQLSPPNSDGVEDEEQFKKSNNVQVKKSSTFTISVRRLKIYNNAVESVYGSNCNDYGQKKVNSKLNELLGNLDASMENMKKTNKSKSFFILKQGPFNAFPVIKEDELPDTPHSLNDLDVDINLATISNEILTKQEQSLVSLFDNEECADLTWIERVLWLNCQENMILKREEYSQWFLNYLQTAFSNKFIKMLTKLIDMTESLQYWLDAIINQWQNNSDWQAVAFTILVVLHGYDSCPQLTTELENWFMRLNKVNYSMYPLINFIIRNTESIDILYHCNRLLATNGILQDTYQDELTYELHVLVSDKLVTKWKDRVFEQLCSCEDTSHSCSQLKYWELRLKCNEQFYNDVYLDV
- the VVS1 gene encoding Vvs1p (ancestral locus Anc_6.155), whose protein sequence is MTESNSLLTPKSSGPGKRSSLAPNLIMAIFVTCLGPVQFGYHIAELNAPQKTMICSSQISSTNSSFIFQKYGLDTCIRMTDQQLGAITASFSIGGLVGSFVAGKLAEKYGRKYVSVVNCLIAFLGSFIMFFSNSVLPMILGRTIVGIAAGVSVVVTSLFINDVAPVDWRGSLGTMNQLSINLGILLTQFAGLKFVRNEDDGKWRWVMFIGMVLAILNLVLWIRVAESPRWLLAQGDVIGAEKALFLLRIGSYQDVKQEVQTWKNENNNSSNNDTEANQSTRDISLKEYFKESQFKKARTAITAILVGQQFCGINSIIFYGVKVISQLLPQHAVLINLGISLLNVIFTFVSSTIIDKFGRKPLLITSTSIMAFSSFIISISIVGKFPIILVSSTYLYIVAFALGVGPIPFLIIGELSNKDDKAVAQSYGTVCNWIATFVVGYTFAVLSNWFSGYVYMLFAAFALWFAFYIKRHIPETKGKVDYRDVWSGY